From a region of the Salarias fasciatus chromosome 6, fSalaFa1.1, whole genome shotgun sequence genome:
- the LOC115389621 gene encoding salivary glue protein Sgs-4-like: protein MPDCFSRILNCFSTIPNCFSTIPDCFSRIPNCFSRMPDCFSRMPDCFSRMPDCFSRIPNCFSRMPDCFSRMPDCFSRIPNCFSRMPDCFSRIPNCFSRMPDCFSRMPDCFSRIPNCFSRIPDCFSRMPDCFSRMPDCFSRIPDCFSRIPDGIPLWKLLKLRSGFCHAHSSAGDPRLSGSDS from the coding sequence ATGCCCGACTGCTTCAGTAGGATACTCAACTGCTTCAGTACGATACCCAACTGCTTCAGTACGATACCCGACTGCTTCAGCAGGATACCCAACTGCTTCAGCAGGATGCCCGACTGCTTCAGCAGGATGCCCGACTGCTTCAGTAGGATGCCCGACTGCTTCAGTAGGATACCCAACTGCTTCAGCAGGATGCCCGACTGCTTCAGCAGGATGCCCGACTGCTTCAGTAGGATACCCAACTGCTTCAGCAGGATGCCCGACTGCTTCAGTAGGATACCCAACTGCTTCAGCAGGATGCCCGACTGCTTCAGCAGGATGCCCGACTGCTTCAGTAGGATACCCAACTGCTTCAGCAGGATACCCGACTGCTTCAGCAGGATGCCCGACTGCTTCAGCAGGATGCCCGACTGCTTCAGCAGGATACCCGACTGCTTCAGCAGGATACCCGACGGTATACCACTCTGGAAGCTCCTGAAGCTACGGAGTGGCTTTTGTCACGCTCACAGTTCAGCAGGTGATCCTCGGCTGTCAGGAAGTGACAGCTGA